Sequence from the Deltaproteobacteria bacterium CG2_30_66_27 genome:
GAGCCCGATGGCGGTGGACGCGGCGCGGCGGTTGGGGGCGGACGTGGTGATCGCCGTCGACATCACCGGGGGAGTCTCCGGCGTTCCCCCCGAGACGACGCTGGACACGATCTTCCAGTCGATCAACATCATGTACTCGAAGATCGCCGCTGCGCAGCTATCGCGGGCGGACGTGGTCATCCGGCCGAAGGTGGGACACATCGCCTCCGGCGACTTCACGAGACGACACGAGGCGATTCTCGAGGGGGAGAAGGCCGCCCAGGAAGCGCTGCCGAAGATCCAGGCGCTGCTGGGGGAACCCATCAAGAAGTGATCCGGCTGCTATTTCCGGGTCATCTTCTCCAATTCCTCACGGGAAAGACCGCACTGTTTCAAAATCGCGAGCAATGTTCCTTTTGCGAGTTCGTCGTGGAGGGGGACGACCGTTCGATAATCGCCCTTCTGGAGACTTGTGTGGCTACCCCTTTGTCGAACCACCAGGAAACCGTTCTTCTCAAGGAGCGAGACCAGTTCGGCCCCGGAGAGAACGGGGAGCTTACCCACCCGCGGCGACCTCCAGCGGATAGAAGACAACCTCACCGGTGCTTTCCGGAAGATCCTCCGATCCGAAACTCTCCAGATAAAGCTCCACGGCTTCCTGCAGATTGGCCTTCGCTTCCTCGATGGTCTTCCCCTGGCTGACGACGCCCAGTTCGACGCAATGAGCCACGTACCATTTTTCTTCCTTGGAGATAATCGCCATGAATCTCCTGGACATCACGATCCCCCCCGTCACAAACGCTCTCCGGGTATGTTCTCACATATTGCCAACCGATGCACAGTTGCGCGCGCAACCGACCCCATGTCACAGCTTGTCACA
This genomic interval carries:
- a CDS encoding HicB family protein; the encoded protein is MSRRFMAIISKEEKWYVAHCVELGVVSQGKTIEEAKANLQEAVELYLESFGSEDLPESTGEVVFYPLEVAAGG